The proteins below are encoded in one region of Brassica napus cultivar Da-Ae chromosome A6, Da-Ae, whole genome shotgun sequence:
- the LOC106396828 gene encoding asparagine synthetase domain-containing protein 1 isoform X1, whose protein sequence is MCGIAVIVCGVRIELSTLSSPSDRPFERLQFSSEDVKSVLSQRGPDSVGEKKILLQPTCAQEPVTLSVFEAGEGTCNLENATTSGELHFIGSTLQLRGTSPIIQPLVDSSGNILAYNGEVFGGIELSSFDNDTEVLLEALEKANALVPDVLSMIKGPWAIIYWQESSRTLWFGKDAFGRRSLLVHWPTVEDPRFLLSSSSPASSVANGSGLASENSDSIHRFWEELPCGVYSMSFGVSESGIRGEVTKHEWRHNMWKELIEWERNLVVPRPEDLSMSSIQGEKDNALSTFSGFAQTVLVVLKESVRRRTSLHSIFQGEKDVVPVAVLFSGGLDSMILAALLDQCLDPKYEVDLLNVSFDGPNAPDRISAKAGIKELKKIAPLRRWKLVEIDADLSKLTLETKRVMSLINPADTYMDLNIGTALWLAARGDGWIHEESDNQEDSQRIRYKSDARILLVGAGADEQCAGYGRHRTKYRNGSWAALDQEMKLDMQRIWKRNLGRDDRCIADNGKEARFPFLDEDVIKTLLDIPLWKITDLEQPSGKGDKKILRQVAKLLGLHEVAKMPKRAIQFGSRIARESNRKNFGSNRAANQASAGSVRFNAP, encoded by the exons ATGTGTGGGATTGCAGTTATAGTGTGCGGCGTTCGTATCGAACTCTCGacgctttcttctccttccgaTCGTCCTTTCGAACGA TTACAATTCTCTTCTGAAGATGTGAAATCTGTGCTAAGCCAAAGAGGTCCTGATAGTGTAGGCGAAAAGAAGATTCTTCTTCAACCAACTTGTGCTCAAGAACCTGttactctctctgtttttgaGGCTGGCGAAGGAACATGTAACCTTGAGAATGCTACTACATCCGGTGAATTGCATTTTATAGGTTCCACATTGCAGCTTAGAGGAACTAGTCCTATAATCCAGCCATTGGTTGATTCTTCTGGAAACATTCTTGCTTATAATG GAGAAGTATTTGGAGGAATTGAACTCAGTAGCTTTGATAATGATACTGAAGTTCTTTTGGAGGCTTTAGAGAAGGCAAACGCTTTAGTTCCAGATGTTCTTTCAATGATTAAAGGCCCCTGGGCCATTATATATTGGCAG GAAAGCTCAAGAACGCTATGGTTTGGTAAAGATGCTTTTGGTCGGAGGAGCCTCCTTGTTCACTGGCCAACTGTGGAAGACCCTCGTTTTCTTCTATCGTCTTCTTCACCAGCTTCTTCCGTTGCTAATGGTTCTG GATTGGCCTCTGAAAATAGTGATAGCATTCATAGATTTTGGGAAGAGCTTCCATGTGGGGTGTACAGCATGTCTTTTGGGGTTTCAGAATCCGGTATACGTGGTGAAGTCACAAAGCATGAATGGAGACATAACATGTGGAAAGAGTTGATTGAATGGGAAAGGAATTTAGTTGTACCAAGACCTGAAGATCTATCAATGTCTTCAATTCAAGGAGAGAAAGACAATGCTCTTTCAACGTTTTCAG gattCGCGCAGACAGTTTTGGTTGTTCTAAAGGAATCAGTGAGGCGGCGAACTTCACTACATAGCATTTTTCAG GGAGAAAAAGATGTTGTTCCAGTAGCTGTTCTTTTCTCTGGTGGATTGGATTCTATGATTCTCGCTGCCCTGTTGGATCAGTGCCTTGAtccaaaat aTGAAGTTGATCTCCTTAATGTTAGCTTTGATGGTCCTAATGCTCCTGATAGGATCTCCGCCAAGGCTGGAATCAAAGAACTTAAAAAGATTGCACCCTTGAGAAG GTGGAAGCTTGTCGAGATTGATGCTGATCTGTCTAAACTAACCTTGGAGACAAAGCGTGTTATGTCACTCATAAACCCCGCTGATACTTACATG GACCTTAACATAGGAACAGCACTCTGGCTAGCTGCTCGAGGTGATGGTTGGATTCACGAAGAAAGTGACAATCAAGAAGATAGCCAACGAATTAGATATAAGTCTGATGCTAGAATATTGCTTGTTGGCGCTGGTGCCGATGAACAATGTGCTGGTTATGGTAGACATAGAACAAAATATAGAAACgggag CTGGGCTGCCTTGGATCAAGAAATGAAATTGGATATGCAGAGGATTTGGAAAAGAAATTTGGGTCGAGATGATAGATGCATTGCAGATAATGGTAAAGAG GCGCGTTTCCCTTTCTTAGATGAGGATGTGATAAAGACTCTACTTGACATTCCCTTGTGGAAAATAACTGATCTTGAGCAACCAAGTGGAAAGGGAGACAAGAAGATTCTTAGACAG GTTGCAAAGCTGCTTGGTTTACATGAAGTAGCAAAGATGCCTAAGAGAGCAATACAG TTTGGGTCGAGAATAGCTCGTGAATCAAACCGGAAGAATTTTGGAAGTAACCGAGCTGCTAACCAGGCCTCTGCCGGGAGTGTGAGATTCAACGCACCGTGA
- the LOC106396628 gene encoding putative F-box/kelch-repeat protein At4g39756: MANKETNLSSLPDEMVINCLAHLSRSYHPKLSLVSKRFRSIILSRELLFARSHLKIQEHVLDVCLKLPGRRLPSWFSLWIRPDQILTNDMEEDKSTTRNTLLVSIPSSYSPNVADLSMGMVGSKHYIVKDYNIPPTASPMLVRDHNEGTHTWRKSPSMKVARENPMVAILDGKIYVVGGCKADETTNWAEVFDANTQTWESLPDPGAELRSSLLKSTKVTDGKVYVRSNAKNEYYYYDPKEGKWGVVTEALQFERKCVIENVWYYCGEEYFSWFDTKLQNWRMVKGLEVLNRNCCAGALAVANYCGKLLILWDKPGQGENKNIWCSVIALEREGGGDDVWGHVEWASVVLPVPSSYVFLSCRQVWG; the protein is encoded by the coding sequence ATGGCGAACAAAGAGACAAACCTTTCGTCGCTTCCAGATGAGATGGTTATAAACTGTTTAGCCCACTTATCGAGATCGTACCACCCGAAACTCTCCTTAGTATCCAAGAGATTCCGCTCTATCATCTTATCCAGAGAGCTCTTGTTTGCTCGATCTCACTTGAAAATACAAGAACACGTCCTTGACGTCTGCTTAAAGTTGCCCGGGCGTCGTCTCCCCTCCTGGTTCAGCCTCTGGATACGACCTGATCAGATCCTAACTAATGACATGGAAGAGGACAAGTCCACCACACGAAATACTTTGTTGGTATCAATACCCTCTTCATATTCTCCTAATGTAGCAGATTTATCTATGGGCATGGTTGGGTCCAAACACTACATAGTCAAGGATTACAATATTCCACCGACGGCATCCCCCATGTTGGTACGTGACCATAATGAGGGCACCCACACCTGGAGAAAATCCCCTAGCATGAAGGTGGCTAGAGAGAATCCTATGGTGGCTATTCTCGATGGGAAAATATACGTAGTGGGTGGTTGCAAGGCAGATGAAACCACTAACTGGGCTGAAGTTTTCGATGCAAATACTCAAACTTGGGAGTCTTTACCTGACCCTGGCGCTGAGCTCCGCTCGTCTTTACTTAAGTCAACGAAGGTGACCGATGGAAAGGTTTACGTTAGGAGCAATGCCAAGAATgagtattattattatgatcCAAAAGAAGGTAAATGGGGAGTTGTAACTGAGGCACTGCAGTTTGAGAGAAAGTGTGTAATAGAGAACGTTTGGTACTATTGTGGTGAAGAATATTTCTCGTGGTTtgacacaaagcttcaaaactgGAGAATGGTCAAAGGCTTGGAGGTATTGAATAGGAATTGTTGTGCTGGTGCTCTTGCAGTAGCTAACTACTGTGGGAAACTCTTAATCTTGTGGGACAAGCCTGGCCAGGGTGAAAACAAGAACATTTGGTGCTCGGTGATTGCGCTTGAAAGAGAGGGTGGTGGTGATGATGTTTGGGGACACGTTGAATGGGCTAGCGTTGTGCTTCCCGTTCCCAGTTCATACGTTTTCTTGAGCTGTCGACAGGTATGGGGTTGA
- the LOC106396615 gene encoding magnesium transporter MRS2-5: protein MGEQPDPFSASTLPDFISSQKIGRPVTLEGQSNRGHPYSGLKKRGQSSRSWVKIDENGNSTVLELDKATIMKRCSLPSRDLRLLDPLFIYPSSILGRERAIVVSLEKIRCIITAEEVILMNARDASVVQYQSELCKRLQSNQNLNLKDDLPFEFKALELVLELSCLSLDAQVNELEMEVYPVLDELASNISTLNLEHVRRLKGRLLALTQKVQKVCDEIEHLMDDDDDMAEMYLTEKRERSEAHASVELEDNLDEDFGSSGIVSKSAPVSPVGSTSGNLGKLQRAFSSVVGSHRSLLSSSSSGENIDQLEMLLEAYFVVVDNTLSKLSSLKEYIDDTEDLINIKLGNVQNQLIQFQLLLTAATFVAAIFAAVTAVFGMNLQDSVFKDPTMFQWVLLVTGIGCGLLYFGFVLYFKHKKVFPL from the exons ATGGGAGAACAACCTGATCCGTTCTCCGCTTCTACTCTACCGGATTTCATATCTTCCCAAAAGATTGGTAGACCGGTTACTCTCGAAGGACAAAGCAACCGTGGGCATCCTTACTCTGGCCTCAAGAAGAGAGGGCAGTCTAGTCGTTCATGGGTCAAGATTGATGAGAATGGGAACTCGACGGTTTTGGAGCTAGACAAGGCAACTATAATGAAGCGCTGTTCCTTACCATCAAGGGATTTGAGGCTTCTGGATCCTTTGTTTATTTACCCATCGAGTATCTTGGGACGTGAGAGAGCCATAGTGGTGAGCCTTGAGAAGATCAGATGTATAATCACAGCTGAGGAGGTTATTCTCATGAATGCTAGGGATGCGTCTGTTGTTCAGTACCAGTCTGAACTGTGTAAACGCCTCCAGTCTAACCAAAACTTGAATCTCAAAG ATGATTTGCCGTTTGAGTTTAAAGCGTTGGAGCTGGTTTTGGAATTATCTTGCTTGTCTTTAGATGCTCAG GTGAATGAGTTAGAGATGGAGGTGTATCCTGTTCTTGACGAACTAGCCTCAAACATCAGCACACTTAATCTAGAACATGTGCGTAGGTTAAAAGGTCGCCTCCTTGCCTTAACACAGAAAGTTCAGAAG GTTTGTGATGAAATAGAACATTtaatggatgatgatgatgacatggCTGAGATGTATTTGactgagaagagagaaagatcaGAGGCTCATGCTTCTGTGGAGTTAGAAGACAACCTCGATGAGGATTTTGGATCTTCAGGAATAGTTTCCAAGTCTGCGCCGGTTTCACCTGTTGGTTCAACTAGTGGAAACCTTGGGAAGCTTCAAAGAGCCTTTAGTAGCGTGGTTGGCTCACACAGAAGCTTGTTAAGCTCATCTAGCAGCGGAGAGAACATCGACCAACTAGAGATGTTGCTAGAAGCCTACTTTGTCGTAGTTGATAACACACTCAGTAAACTATCATCG CTGAAAGAGTATATTGATGATACAGAGGATCTGATCAACATCAAGCTG GGGAATGTACAGAATCAGTTGATTCAGTTTCAACTGCTTCTCACCGCAGCAACCTTTGTGGCAGCCATTTTTGCAGCTGTAACCGCGGTTTTCGGGATGAACCTGCAAGACTCTGTTTTCAAAGATCCGACCATGTTCCAGTGGGTTTTGCTTGTAACAGGTATTGGATGTGGACTTTTGTATTTTGGTTTTGTGTTATACTTCAAGCACAAGAAAGTATTCCCTCTctaa
- the LOC106396828 gene encoding asparagine synthetase domain-containing protein 1 isoform X2 — protein sequence MCGIAVIVCGVRIELSTLSSPSDRPFERLQFSSEDVKSVLSQRGPDSVGEKKILLQPTCAQEPVTLSVFEAGEGTCNLENATTSGELHFIGSTLQLRGTSPIIQPLVDSSGNILAYNGEVFGGIELSSFDNDTEVLLEALEKANALVPDVLSMIKGPWAIIYWQESSRTLWFGKDAFGRRSLLVHWPTVEDPRFLLSSSSPASSVANGLASENSDSIHRFWEELPCGVYSMSFGVSESGIRGEVTKHEWRHNMWKELIEWERNLVVPRPEDLSMSSIQGEKDNALSTFSGFAQTVLVVLKESVRRRTSLHSIFQGEKDVVPVAVLFSGGLDSMILAALLDQCLDPKYEVDLLNVSFDGPNAPDRISAKAGIKELKKIAPLRRWKLVEIDADLSKLTLETKRVMSLINPADTYMDLNIGTALWLAARGDGWIHEESDNQEDSQRIRYKSDARILLVGAGADEQCAGYGRHRTKYRNGSWAALDQEMKLDMQRIWKRNLGRDDRCIADNGKEARFPFLDEDVIKTLLDIPLWKITDLEQPSGKGDKKILRQVAKLLGLHEVAKMPKRAIQFGSRIARESNRKNFGSNRAANQASAGSVRFNAP from the exons ATGTGTGGGATTGCAGTTATAGTGTGCGGCGTTCGTATCGAACTCTCGacgctttcttctccttccgaTCGTCCTTTCGAACGA TTACAATTCTCTTCTGAAGATGTGAAATCTGTGCTAAGCCAAAGAGGTCCTGATAGTGTAGGCGAAAAGAAGATTCTTCTTCAACCAACTTGTGCTCAAGAACCTGttactctctctgtttttgaGGCTGGCGAAGGAACATGTAACCTTGAGAATGCTACTACATCCGGTGAATTGCATTTTATAGGTTCCACATTGCAGCTTAGAGGAACTAGTCCTATAATCCAGCCATTGGTTGATTCTTCTGGAAACATTCTTGCTTATAATG GAGAAGTATTTGGAGGAATTGAACTCAGTAGCTTTGATAATGATACTGAAGTTCTTTTGGAGGCTTTAGAGAAGGCAAACGCTTTAGTTCCAGATGTTCTTTCAATGATTAAAGGCCCCTGGGCCATTATATATTGGCAG GAAAGCTCAAGAACGCTATGGTTTGGTAAAGATGCTTTTGGTCGGAGGAGCCTCCTTGTTCACTGGCCAACTGTGGAAGACCCTCGTTTTCTTCTATCGTCTTCTTCACCAGCTTCTTCCGTTGCTAATG GATTGGCCTCTGAAAATAGTGATAGCATTCATAGATTTTGGGAAGAGCTTCCATGTGGGGTGTACAGCATGTCTTTTGGGGTTTCAGAATCCGGTATACGTGGTGAAGTCACAAAGCATGAATGGAGACATAACATGTGGAAAGAGTTGATTGAATGGGAAAGGAATTTAGTTGTACCAAGACCTGAAGATCTATCAATGTCTTCAATTCAAGGAGAGAAAGACAATGCTCTTTCAACGTTTTCAG gattCGCGCAGACAGTTTTGGTTGTTCTAAAGGAATCAGTGAGGCGGCGAACTTCACTACATAGCATTTTTCAG GGAGAAAAAGATGTTGTTCCAGTAGCTGTTCTTTTCTCTGGTGGATTGGATTCTATGATTCTCGCTGCCCTGTTGGATCAGTGCCTTGAtccaaaat aTGAAGTTGATCTCCTTAATGTTAGCTTTGATGGTCCTAATGCTCCTGATAGGATCTCCGCCAAGGCTGGAATCAAAGAACTTAAAAAGATTGCACCCTTGAGAAG GTGGAAGCTTGTCGAGATTGATGCTGATCTGTCTAAACTAACCTTGGAGACAAAGCGTGTTATGTCACTCATAAACCCCGCTGATACTTACATG GACCTTAACATAGGAACAGCACTCTGGCTAGCTGCTCGAGGTGATGGTTGGATTCACGAAGAAAGTGACAATCAAGAAGATAGCCAACGAATTAGATATAAGTCTGATGCTAGAATATTGCTTGTTGGCGCTGGTGCCGATGAACAATGTGCTGGTTATGGTAGACATAGAACAAAATATAGAAACgggag CTGGGCTGCCTTGGATCAAGAAATGAAATTGGATATGCAGAGGATTTGGAAAAGAAATTTGGGTCGAGATGATAGATGCATTGCAGATAATGGTAAAGAG GCGCGTTTCCCTTTCTTAGATGAGGATGTGATAAAGACTCTACTTGACATTCCCTTGTGGAAAATAACTGATCTTGAGCAACCAAGTGGAAAGGGAGACAAGAAGATTCTTAGACAG GTTGCAAAGCTGCTTGGTTTACATGAAGTAGCAAAGATGCCTAAGAGAGCAATACAG TTTGGGTCGAGAATAGCTCGTGAATCAAACCGGAAGAATTTTGGAAGTAACCGAGCTGCTAACCAGGCCTCTGCCGGGAGTGTGAGATTCAACGCACCGTGA
- the LOC125609828 gene encoding nuclear transport factor 2-like isoform X1 — protein sequence MTPVSNAPSVDAQIVGNAFVQKYYTHLYEKPAEVYRFYLEESVLGRPGLDGEMVSVKSLKAINDQIMSVDYQNSKIQILTADSQASLKSAVVTLVAGLVIGKDGERKSFTQSFFLVPQNGSYFVLNDVFRYVSDVFVAPEATKEAEVEVEESPKEAVPAEPAKEVVEPAARATNEEKVVNGNSNLPKAAEAKPQEDTGVKKSFAVIAAQNGAQTNAKASPAKHKPVEKPRVAPQTKAAAPVAAAPQPKAPSAKTSEQPPAQGGSIFVANLPMDASPEQLFETFKGFGAIRRGGIQVRSYTEQRNCFGFVAFENSESIKNVFKAHNESPIFIGNRRASIEEKRVNNNENGGRAYARNNGNNRNENGYRKDGYRPRGNGVNGGRGSGRNGPERQSGDAKASQNGHGNAQAKN from the exons ATGACACCTGTATCAAACGCTCCATCAGTGGATGCACAAATCGTAGGCAATGCCTTCGTTCAGAAGTACTACACCCACCTTTATGAAAAGCCCGCTGAAGTTTACAGGTTCTATCTCGAGGAGAGTGTGCTTGGAAGGCCTGGTCTTGATGGTGAAATGGTTTCTGTCAAGTCATTGAAA GCTATTAATGATCAGATAATGTCTGTTGACTACCAAAACTCGAAGATCCAGATTCTGACTGCTGATTCCCAAGCGTCTTTGAAGAGCGCAGTTGTGACTTTGGTCGCGGGTTTAGTGATTGGCAAGGATGGAGAGAGGAAGAGTTTTACTCAGTCTTTCTTCCTTGTGCCGCAGAATGGAAGCTACTTTGTTCTCAACGATGTCTTTAGGTACGTTTCTGATGTGTTTGTTGCACCAGAAGCTACCAAGGAGGCCGAGGTTGAGGTCGAGGAGAGTCCAAAAGAAGCTGTTCCTG CAGAGCCTGCGAAAGAAGTTGTGGAGCCGGCTGCTAGAGCTACAAATGAGGAGAAAGTTGTGAACGGTAACAGCAACTTACCTAAAGCTGCTGAAGCAAAGCCTCAAGAGGACACTGGTGTCAAGAAGTCCTTTGCAGTAATT GCTGCTCAAAACGGTGCTCAGACCAATGCTAAAGCTTCACCTGCAAAGCATAAACCTGTTGAGAAGCCGAGAGTTGCTCCTCAGACCAAAGCTGCTGCCCCAGTAGCTGCTGCTCCTCAGCCCAAAGCTCCTTCTGCTAAAACCAGTGAACAACCACCAGCTCAAGGTGGTTCCATATTCGTTGCAAACTTGCCTATGGATGCGTCTCCAGAGCAACTGTTTGAAACATTTAAAGGCTTTGGAGCTATTAGAAGAGGCGGCATCCAAGTCAGAAGCTACACG GAACAAAGAAACTGTTTTGGGTTTGTGGCCTTTGAAAATAGTGAATCGATCAAAAATGTCTTCAAG GCTCACAACGAATCTCCAATTTTTATCGGAAACAGAAGAGCATCTATTGAAGAAAAACGAG TCAACAACAATGAGAATGGTGGAAGAGCCTATGCGCGGAACAATGGCAACAATAGGAATGAGAATGGTTACAGAAAGGATGGCTATAGACCTCGGGGCAATGGTGTGAATGGAGGAAGAGGCTCCGGGAGAAATGGGCCGGAGAGACAGAGCGGTGATGCTAAAGCTTCTCAGAACGGTCATGGCAATGCTCAGGCCAAAAACTAG
- the LOC125609828 gene encoding nuclear transport factor 2-like isoform X2 — protein MTPVSNAPSVDAQIVGNAFVQKYYTHLYEKPAEVYRFYLEESVLGRPGLDGEMVSVKSLKAINDQIMSVDYQNSKIQILTADSQASLKSAVVTLVAGLVIGKDGERKSFTQSFFLVPQNGSYFVLNDVFRYVSDVFVAPEATKEAEVEVEESPKEAVPEPAKEVVEPAARATNEEKVVNGNSNLPKAAEAKPQEDTGVKKSFAVIAAQNGAQTNAKASPAKHKPVEKPRVAPQTKAAAPVAAAPQPKAPSAKTSEQPPAQGGSIFVANLPMDASPEQLFETFKGFGAIRRGGIQVRSYTEQRNCFGFVAFENSESIKNVFKAHNESPIFIGNRRASIEEKRVNNNENGGRAYARNNGNNRNENGYRKDGYRPRGNGVNGGRGSGRNGPERQSGDAKASQNGHGNAQAKN, from the exons ATGACACCTGTATCAAACGCTCCATCAGTGGATGCACAAATCGTAGGCAATGCCTTCGTTCAGAAGTACTACACCCACCTTTATGAAAAGCCCGCTGAAGTTTACAGGTTCTATCTCGAGGAGAGTGTGCTTGGAAGGCCTGGTCTTGATGGTGAAATGGTTTCTGTCAAGTCATTGAAA GCTATTAATGATCAGATAATGTCTGTTGACTACCAAAACTCGAAGATCCAGATTCTGACTGCTGATTCCCAAGCGTCTTTGAAGAGCGCAGTTGTGACTTTGGTCGCGGGTTTAGTGATTGGCAAGGATGGAGAGAGGAAGAGTTTTACTCAGTCTTTCTTCCTTGTGCCGCAGAATGGAAGCTACTTTGTTCTCAACGATGTCTTTAGGTACGTTTCTGATGTGTTTGTTGCACCAGAAGCTACCAAGGAGGCCGAGGTTGAGGTCGAGGAGAGTCCAAAAGAAGCTGTTCCTG AGCCTGCGAAAGAAGTTGTGGAGCCGGCTGCTAGAGCTACAAATGAGGAGAAAGTTGTGAACGGTAACAGCAACTTACCTAAAGCTGCTGAAGCAAAGCCTCAAGAGGACACTGGTGTCAAGAAGTCCTTTGCAGTAATT GCTGCTCAAAACGGTGCTCAGACCAATGCTAAAGCTTCACCTGCAAAGCATAAACCTGTTGAGAAGCCGAGAGTTGCTCCTCAGACCAAAGCTGCTGCCCCAGTAGCTGCTGCTCCTCAGCCCAAAGCTCCTTCTGCTAAAACCAGTGAACAACCACCAGCTCAAGGTGGTTCCATATTCGTTGCAAACTTGCCTATGGATGCGTCTCCAGAGCAACTGTTTGAAACATTTAAAGGCTTTGGAGCTATTAGAAGAGGCGGCATCCAAGTCAGAAGCTACACG GAACAAAGAAACTGTTTTGGGTTTGTGGCCTTTGAAAATAGTGAATCGATCAAAAATGTCTTCAAG GCTCACAACGAATCTCCAATTTTTATCGGAAACAGAAGAGCATCTATTGAAGAAAAACGAG TCAACAACAATGAGAATGGTGGAAGAGCCTATGCGCGGAACAATGGCAACAATAGGAATGAGAATGGTTACAGAAAGGATGGCTATAGACCTCGGGGCAATGGTGTGAATGGAGGAAGAGGCTCCGGGAGAAATGGGCCGGAGAGACAGAGCGGTGATGCTAAAGCTTCTCAGAACGGTCATGGCAATGCTCAGGCCAAAAACTAG